A window from Trichomycterus rosablanca isolate fTriRos1 chromosome 21, fTriRos1.hap1, whole genome shotgun sequence encodes these proteins:
- the LOC134335769 gene encoding pikachurin-like: MNRVTVILHPQHPNTPNTGCVNKVKRRVQAGLFRNQDQHHETKPQSNAVGVRRTTNRRAGWPSAPATIRLQTENCTVVRVQWRIPHRHIYTVTGYKVFYAEVRNNRPVGPPVTLDVPLSADTLTADVLIGNLKVAAQYRVSVAAFDRAGQGRPSMPRDVSTASREVCLPPSPPAAPTVVAISDTELALSWQQGQSKGGSPVLYFLVAYIR; the protein is encoded by the exons ATGAACCGAGTGACAGTAATCTTACACCCCCAACACCCCAACACTCCCAACACCGGGTGTGTTAATAAGGTGAAGAGGCGAGTTCAGGCAGGTCTGTTCAGGAATCAGGATCAGCACCATGAAACCAAACCTCAGTCAAACGCTG TCGGCGTGAGACGCACAACCAACAGGAGGGCCG GGTGGCCGAGCGCACCGGCGACCATCAGATTGCAGACAGAGAACTGCACAGTGGTCAGGGTCCAGTGGAGGATTCCACACCGGCACATTTACACTGTAACTGGATACaag gtGTTCTATGCTGAAGTGAGAAACAACCGTCCTGTGGGTCCCCCGGTGACTCTGGATGTTCCTCTCAGTGCTGACACGCTCACTGCT gacgtTCTAATTGGGAACCTGAAGGTAGCTGCCCAATATCGTGTCAGTGTGGCAGCGTTTGATCGGGCGGGGCAGGGGCGTCCCAGCATGCCGAGGGACGTTAGCACCGCCTCCCGGG AGGTGTGTTTGCCCCCCTCACCCCCCGCCGCGCCCACGGTGGTCGCCATATCAGACACAGAGCTGGCGTTGTCGTGGCAACAGGGCCAGAGTAAAGGCGGCTCACCTGTGCTCTACTTTCTTGTTGCGTATATCAGGTga